One window of the Pseudofrankia sp. DC12 genome contains the following:
- a CDS encoding A/G-specific adenine glycosylase has protein sequence MDRNQDARTPAAAAHPPAADVVGVDAAGATGIVRAAAVGDQPFAEPVLEWFGLVARELPWRRPEAGPWAVLVSEVMLQQTPVNRVLPAYEAWLARWPDPAALAAEPSGEAVRMWGRLGYPRRALRLHQAATAIVERHGGAVPDNLDDLLALPGIGTYTARAVTAFAFRQRQPVIDVNVRRLVARAIEGRAEGPVAVSRKDLDLVEDLLPADAETAARASAAFMELGALVCVARAPRCSGCPVRKRCAWLLAGSPPADGPARKPQGYAGTDRQVRGRLLAVLRDADGPVDATLLDAVWDEPVQRDRALRGLLDDGLAVALAPGVFALPGGTPAGSAR, from the coding sequence ATGGATCGCAATCAGGACGCACGCACCCCGGCAGCCGCCGCGCACCCGCCAGCCGCGGACGTCGTCGGGGTCGACGCCGCCGGTGCGACCGGCATCGTGCGCGCAGCGGCCGTCGGCGACCAGCCATTCGCCGAGCCGGTGCTGGAGTGGTTCGGGCTGGTGGCCCGGGAGCTTCCGTGGCGGCGGCCGGAGGCTGGGCCGTGGGCGGTGCTGGTCAGCGAGGTCATGCTGCAGCAGACGCCGGTGAACCGGGTACTGCCGGCCTATGAGGCCTGGCTCGCCAGGTGGCCCGATCCGGCCGCGCTCGCCGCCGAGCCGTCGGGCGAGGCCGTACGGATGTGGGGCCGGCTCGGCTACCCGCGTCGGGCGCTAAGGCTGCACCAGGCGGCCACGGCCATCGTCGAGCGCCATGGGGGCGCTGTCCCGGACAACCTCGACGATCTGCTCGCTCTGCCCGGCATAGGCACCTACACCGCGCGGGCGGTGACTGCCTTCGCCTTCCGGCAGCGGCAACCCGTCATCGACGTAAACGTCCGCCGCCTGGTCGCTCGGGCCATCGAGGGCCGGGCCGAAGGGCCGGTGGCCGTCAGCCGGAAGGATCTGGACCTCGTCGAGGACCTGCTGCCGGCCGACGCGGAGACGGCGGCCCGGGCCAGCGCCGCGTTCATGGAGCTCGGCGCGCTGGTCTGCGTCGCACGGGCGCCGCGGTGCTCGGGCTGCCCGGTCCGGAAGCGTTGCGCCTGGCTGCTGGCCGGCAGCCCTCCGGCCGACGGCCCGGCCCGCAAGCCGCAAGGCTACGCCGGCACCGACCGCCAGGTTCGCGGCCGGCTGCTCGCCGTGCTGCGGGACGCCGACGGCCCAGTCGACGCCACGTTGCTGGACGCTGTCTGGGACGAGCCGGTCCAGCGCGACCGGGCGCTGCGCGGCCTGCTCGACGACGGCCTCGCCGTGGCCCTCGCCCCCGGTGTCTTCGCCCTTCCCGGCGGCACCCCAGCCGGTTCGGCTCGGTAG
- a CDS encoding response regulator transcription factor, producing MPLPVEAGAPDAPPAAASAAATAVVLVADAEVDDTLVAAFAARGAEVRVVGDGALALLEAGRLVPSVVLVGANLPVLDGIGVVRALRAMRGRGEVTILLGLGPDDLAQAADGLEAGASACVAKPYLVAEVLALAGLPADGLATARGAADASALGPGRPRPAAQAGGWAGVPVGETDPEVLRVGAVSLDIGAHQVRVDGTPVAVPPREFRLLRVLLERAGRVVPRESLLELVWGTSQMDSNTLAVHVRRLRRRLGDTAETPWSIESVRGVGYRYHVPAS from the coding sequence CGCCGCGGCTTCGGCCGCGGCGACGGCGGTGGTGCTCGTCGCCGACGCGGAGGTGGACGACACCCTCGTCGCCGCCTTCGCCGCCCGGGGTGCCGAGGTCCGGGTCGTCGGCGACGGTGCTCTCGCGCTGCTGGAGGCCGGACGGCTGGTTCCCTCCGTCGTCCTCGTCGGCGCGAACCTGCCGGTGCTCGACGGTATCGGGGTCGTCCGGGCGCTGCGGGCGATGCGGGGCCGCGGCGAGGTGACCATCCTGCTCGGCCTCGGGCCGGACGACCTCGCCCAGGCCGCCGACGGCCTGGAGGCCGGCGCGAGTGCCTGCGTCGCCAAGCCCTATCTCGTCGCCGAGGTGCTCGCGTTGGCCGGCCTGCCGGCGGACGGTCTTGCTACGGCGCGCGGTGCTGCGGATGCTTCGGCCCTGGGACCGGGCCGGCCTCGACCGGCCGCACAGGCCGGCGGCTGGGCCGGCGTCCCGGTGGGGGAGACCGACCCGGAGGTGCTGCGGGTGGGTGCGGTGTCGCTCGACATCGGCGCTCACCAGGTGCGGGTCGACGGGACGCCGGTGGCCGTGCCGCCGCGGGAGTTCCGGTTGCTGCGCGTGCTGCTGGAGCGGGCCGGCCGGGTGGTGCCCCGGGAAAGCCTGCTGGAGCTAGTCTGGGGCACCTCCCAGATGGACTCCAACACCCTCGCCGTGCACGTCCGCAGGCTGCGCCGCCGGCTCGGTGACACGGCCGAGACGCCGTGGTCCATCGAGAGCGTCCGCGGCGTCGGCTACCGCTACCATGTCCCGGCATCCTGA